In Perca flavescens isolate YP-PL-M2 chromosome 7, PFLA_1.0, whole genome shotgun sequence, the following proteins share a genomic window:
- the zgc:103759 gene encoding U8 snoRNA-decapping enzyme isoform X1 — translation MASGQLSRAEALACSGCRHACHVMLYCDTKSQLFGRLPIRHIILVALSLCMDASVGAYNILCHFLQMQMRFDGLLGFPGGFVKPLEETLEAGLSRELLEELGVALPISVEDHADSCYAPASSHSSSSPSSRLITHFYVKKMEEEQIREVERAAASTATDHGQEVLGMVRVPLYTTKGGGGLAAFLSHSFIGNARLQLADSLLRLNLVAPEELHKALTHSLKIHTHTAEDLQVAFALTEEKRKRF, via the exons ATGGCGAGTGGACAGCTGTCGAGGGCGGAGGCGTTGGCGTGCTCAGGCTGCAGGCATGCATGTCATGTGATGCTCTACTGTGACACGAaaagtcagctgtttgggagACTTCCTATCCGACATATCATACTG GtagctctgtctctgtgtatggATGCATCAGTGGGAGCGTATAACATCCTCTGTCACTTCCTACAGATGCAAATGCGCTTTGACGGTCTGCTGGGTTTCCCTGGAGG GTTCGTCAAACCATTGGAGGAGACCCTGGAGGCGGGGCTTAGCAGGGAGTTGTTGGAGGAGCTGGGTGTAGCTCTTCCTATATCGGTGGAAGATCATGCGGACTCTTGCTATGCCCCTGCTTCCtcacactcctcctcctccccgtcCTCTCGTCTTATCACTCACTTCTACGTGaagaagatggaggaggagcAGATTAGGGAGGTGGAGAGAGCGGCTGCATCCACTGCAACAGATCATGgacaggag gttCTAGGAATGGTCAGAGTCCCTCTGTACACTACGAAAGGTGGGGGAGGCCTCGCGGCTTTCCTGTCGCACTCGTTCATCGGTAATGCTCGCTTGCAGCTGGCCGACTCTCTGCTGCGTCTCAACCTGGTTGCCCCTGAGGAGTTGCATAAAGCCCTCACACACTCTCtgaagatacacacacacaccgcagagGACCTGCAAGTGGCCTTTGCGCTAACGGAGGAAAAGAGGAAACGGTTTTGA
- the zgc:103759 gene encoding U8 snoRNA-decapping enzyme isoform X2 — protein sequence MASGQLSRAEALACSGCRHACHVMLYCDTKSQLFGRLPIRHIILMQMRFDGLLGFPGGFVKPLEETLEAGLSRELLEELGVALPISVEDHADSCYAPASSHSSSSPSSRLITHFYVKKMEEEQIREVERAAASTATDHGQEVLGMVRVPLYTTKGGGGLAAFLSHSFIGNARLQLADSLLRLNLVAPEELHKALTHSLKIHTHTAEDLQVAFALTEEKRKRF from the exons ATGGCGAGTGGACAGCTGTCGAGGGCGGAGGCGTTGGCGTGCTCAGGCTGCAGGCATGCATGTCATGTGATGCTCTACTGTGACACGAaaagtcagctgtttgggagACTTCCTATCCGACATATCATACTG ATGCAAATGCGCTTTGACGGTCTGCTGGGTTTCCCTGGAGG GTTCGTCAAACCATTGGAGGAGACCCTGGAGGCGGGGCTTAGCAGGGAGTTGTTGGAGGAGCTGGGTGTAGCTCTTCCTATATCGGTGGAAGATCATGCGGACTCTTGCTATGCCCCTGCTTCCtcacactcctcctcctccccgtcCTCTCGTCTTATCACTCACTTCTACGTGaagaagatggaggaggagcAGATTAGGGAGGTGGAGAGAGCGGCTGCATCCACTGCAACAGATCATGgacaggag gttCTAGGAATGGTCAGAGTCCCTCTGTACACTACGAAAGGTGGGGGAGGCCTCGCGGCTTTCCTGTCGCACTCGTTCATCGGTAATGCTCGCTTGCAGCTGGCCGACTCTCTGCTGCGTCTCAACCTGGTTGCCCCTGAGGAGTTGCATAAAGCCCTCACACACTCTCtgaagatacacacacacaccgcagagGACCTGCAAGTGGCCTTTGCGCTAACGGAGGAAAAGAGGAAACGGTTTTGA